One genomic region from Bos indicus x Bos taurus breed Angus x Brahman F1 hybrid unplaced genomic scaffold, Bos_hybrid_MaternalHap_v2.0 tig00002862_arrow_arrow_obj, whole genome shotgun sequence encodes:
- the LOC113888885 gene encoding leukocyte immunoglobulin-like receptor subfamily B member 3 isoform X2 yields the protein MAPALSALLCLGLSVGLRTQVQAGTLPKPTIWAEPGSVVPWGSPVTIWCRGTLGAQEFHLDKEGSLVLWDRQKPLEPRDKARFSIQHMGQDHAGSYRCYHSTRTGWSEPSDPLELVVTGSYSKPSLSALPSPVVMSGGNVTLQCGPSQGFNRFLLTKEGEDKSSWTLDGEQRTDGQTQALLPVGPVTPGHRWMFKCYSFYRHNPRVWSAPSDPLELLVSGQSGKPSLLTPQGPVITSGQNLTLQCRSDVSYTRFALSKEGGQDLPQRPAQRSQGRLAQADFPLGPVGTVHGGRYICYGGHGLSSEWSAPSEPLELLVAGEEPAGRLRDRPSLSVRPGPSVALGETVTLLCQSGERTDTFLLFKEGAAHRPLRLRSQDQDGRYQAEFSLSPVTSAHGGTYRCYRSLSTDPYLLSQPSEPLALVVSGLTWYLSALIGVSVTFVLLLLVLLFLFLHHRGQDRRRKSRAADPGPEDRGPQSSSSPATDSQDQAIYAAVSDTHSEVGLQLDHRSATSEAPQDVTYAQLNHSIVRRGMAAPPAPPSGEPPAEPSEYAALAVR from the exons ATGGCCCCTGCGctctctgccctgctctgcctCG GGCTGAGTGTGGGCCTGAGGACCCAGGTGCAGGCCG GGACCCTCCCCAAACCCACCATCTGGGCTGAGCCCGGCTCTGTGGTCCCCTGGGGGAGCCCCGTGACCATCTGGTGTCGGGGGACCCTGGGGGCCCAGGAGTTCCATCTGGATAAAGAGGGAAGCCTGGTTCTCTGGGACAGACAGAAACCCCTGGAGCCCCGGGACAAGGCCAGGTTCTCCATCCAACACATGGGACAGGACCACGCAGGGAGCTATCGGTGCTACCACAGCACCCGCACTGGCTGGTCAGAGCCCAGTGACCCCCTGGAGCTGGTGGTGACAG GATCCTACAGCAAACCCAGCCTCTCAGCCCTACCGAGCCCTGTGGTGATGTCGGGAGGGAACGTGACCCTCCAGTGTGGCCCCAGTCAGGGATTTAACAGATTCCTTCTGACTAAGGAAGGAGAAGACAAGTCCTCTTGGACCCTGGATGGAGAGCAACGAACTGACGGGCAGACCCAGGCCCTGCTCCCCGTGGGCCCTGTGACCCCCGGGCACAGGTGGATGTTCAAATGCTACAGCTTTTACAGGCACAACCCCCGGGTGTGGTCAGCCCCCAGCGACCCCCTGGAGCTCCTGGTCTCAG GGCagtctgggaagccctccctcctGACCCCACAGGGCCCTGTCATCACCTCTGGACAGAACCTGACCCTCCAGTGTCGCTCTGATGTCAGCTACACCAGATTCGCTCTGTCCAAGGAGGGGGGACAGGACCTCCCCCAGCGCCCTGCCCAGAGGTCCCAGGGGAGGCTTGCTCAGGCCGACTTCCCCCTGGGCCCGGTGGGCACAGTCCACGGGGGCCGGTACATTTGCTACGGTGGACACGGCCTCTCCTCCGAGTGGTCGGCCCCCAGTGAGCCCCTGGAGCTGCTGGTGGCAGGAGAAGAGCCAGCAG GACGGCTCAGAGACAGACCCTCCCTCTCTGTGCGGCCGGGCCCCTCGGTGGCCCTGGGGGAGACCGTGACCCTGCTGTGTCAGTCAGGAGAGAGGACGGACACTTTCCTTCTGTTCAAGGAGGGGGCAGCCCATCGCCCCCTGCGTCTGCGCTCCCAGGACCAAGACGGGCGGTACCAGGCCGAGTTCTCCTTGAGCCCTGTGACCTCAGCCCACGGGGGCACCTACAGGTGCTACCGCTCACTCAGCACAGACCCCTACCTGCTGTCACAGCCCAGTGAGCCCCTGGCGCTCGTGGTCTCAG GCCTCACGTGGTACCTGAGTGCCCTCATCGGGGTCTCGGTGACCTTCGTCCTGCTGCTCCtcgtcctcctcttcctcttcctccaccaCCGGGGTCAGGACAGACGCAGGAAGTCAC GGGCCGCAGACCCAGGGCCCGAGGACAGGGGCCCGCAGAGCAG CTCCAGCCCAGCCACAGACTCCCAGGACCAGGCCATCT ATGCTGCCGTGAGCGACACACACTCTGAGGTGGGGCTACAGCTGGACCATCGG TCTGCCACATCTGAAGCCCCCCAGGACGTGACCTACGCCCAGCTGAACCACTCGATCGTCAGAAGGGGGATGGCCGCACCCCCGGCTCCCCCGTCAGGGGAGCCCCCAGCAGAGCCCAGTGAGTACGCTGCTCTCGCCGTCCGCTAG